A genomic stretch from Lagenorhynchus albirostris chromosome 12, mLagAlb1.1, whole genome shotgun sequence includes:
- the PPIL4 gene encoding peptidyl-prolyl cis-trans isomerase-like 4, translating into MAVLLETTLGDVVIDLYTEERPRACLNFLKLCKIKYYNYCLIHNVQRDFIIQTGDPTGTGRGGESVFGQLYGDQASFFDAEKVPRIKHKKKGTVSMVNNGSDQHGSQFLITTGDNLDYLDGVHTVFGEVTEGMDIIKKINETFVDKDFVPYQDIRINHTVILDDPFDDPPDLLIPDRSPEPTREQLDSGRIGADEEIDDFKGRSAEEVEEIKAEKEAKTQAILLEMVGDLPDADIKPPENVLFVCKLNPVTTDEDLEIIFSRFGPIRSCEVIRDWKTGESLCYAFIEFEKEEDCEKAFFKMDNVLIDDRRIHVDFSQSVAKVKWKGKGGKYTKSDFKEYEKEQDKPCNLVLKDKVKPKQDAKYDLILDEQAEDSKSGYSHTSKKHKKKTRHCSEEKEDEDYMPVKNTNQDIYREMGFGHYEEEESCWEKQKSEKRDRPQNRSRSRSRERDGHYSNSHKSKYQTDPYERERSKKRERSRSPKKSKDKEKSKYR; encoded by the exons CTTGCTTGAATTTCCTGAAGttgtgcaaaataaaatattacaattatTGCCTTATTCACAATGTACAG AGGGATTTTATCATACAGACTGGTGATCCTACAGGGACTGGCCGTGGAGGAGAATCAGTTTTTGG TCAACTGTATGGCGATCAAGCAAGCTTTTTCGATGCTGAAAAAGTGCCAAGAATTAAGCACAAGAAGAAGGGCACTGTGTCCATGGTGAACAATGGCAGTGATCAGCATGGATCTCAG TTTCTTATTACAACAGGAGATAATCTAGATTACCTTGATGGTGTTCATACAGTGTTTGGTGAAGTGACAGAAGGCATGGacataattaagaaaattaatgagACCTTTGTTGATAAGGACTTTGTTCCATATCAAGATATCAG GATAAATCATACAGTGATTTTAGATGATCCATTTGATGATCCTCCTGATCTATTAATTCCTGATCGATCACCAGAACCTACAAGGGAACAACTAGAT AGTGGTCGAATAGgagcagatgaagaaattgatgaTTTCAAAGGAAGATCGGCTGAAGAAGTAGAagaaataaaggcagaaaaagaggccAAAACTCAAGCTATTCTACTAGAAATG GTGGGAGACCTACCTGATGCAGATATTAAACCTCCAGAAAATGTACTCTTTGTGTGTAAATTGAATCCAGTGACCACAGATGAAGATCTGGAGATAATATTCTCAAGATTTGGGCCAATAAGAAG TTGTGAAGTTATCCGGGATTGGAAGACTGGAGAATCCCTGTGTTATGCTTTTATTGAATTTGAAAAA GAAGAAGATTGTGAGAAAGCGTTCTTCAAAATGGACAATGTACTTATAGATGACAGAAGAATACATGTGGACTTTAGCCAGTCTGTTGCAAAggttaaatggaaaggaaaag gtgGGAAGTACACCAAGAGTGATTTCAAGGAGTATGAAAAGGAACAGGACAAACCATGTAATTTGGTTCTGAAAGATAAAGTAAAGCCCAAACAGGA TGCAAAATATGATCTTATACTAGATGAGCAGGCAGAAGACTCAAAGTCAGGTTACTCACACACAAGTAAAAAACACAAGAAGAAAACCCGCCACTgctctgaagaaaaagaagatgaggACTATATGCCAGTCAAAAATACAAATCAG GATATCTACAGGGAAATGGGCTTTGGTCActatgaagaagaagaaagttgTTGGGAGAAGCAAAAGAGTGAAAAGAGAGACCGACCTCAAAACCGAAGTCGTAGCCGATCTCGAGAAAGGGATGGCCACTATAGTAATAGTCACAAATCCAAATACCAGACAGATCCCTATGAAAGAGAAAGGAGTAAAAAGAGAGAACGAAGCAGGAGTCCCAAGAAatccaaagataaagaaaaatctaaGTACAGATGA